Proteins encoded within one genomic window of Bradyrhizobium sp. 186:
- a CDS encoding bile acid:sodium symporter family protein: MSRPKFLPENFTLALIATVIAASVLPCRGAAALVVDHLTDFAIALLFFLHGAKLSREAVIAAATHWRLHALVLLTTFVLFPLFGLAFRPILSPLLTPALYAGILFLCTLPSTVQSSIAFTAIAKGNVPAAICSASASSIIGIFVTPLVAGLVLSNHGGAASGWDAIGQITLQLFVPFVCGQLLQPLIGEWIGRHDGIVGAVDQGSILLIVYSAFSEAVSEGLWHQVPPSALAGLLVADGILLTAALITTGLVSKWLGFKRADQVTIIFCGSKPNFPSGFLLER, encoded by the coding sequence ATGTCCCGACCCAAGTTTCTGCCTGAGAATTTCACCCTGGCGCTGATCGCGACCGTTATCGCGGCAAGTGTCCTGCCATGCCGCGGCGCGGCGGCGCTGGTGGTGGATCACCTCACCGACTTCGCCATTGCGTTGCTGTTCTTCCTGCATGGGGCAAAGCTGTCGCGCGAAGCCGTGATCGCGGCAGCAACTCACTGGCGGCTGCATGCCCTGGTGCTGCTGACGACATTCGTGCTGTTTCCGCTGTTCGGCCTGGCCTTCAGGCCAATCCTGTCTCCGCTTCTGACGCCGGCGCTCTACGCCGGCATCTTGTTTCTCTGTACCCTGCCGTCCACGGTCCAATCCTCGATCGCCTTCACCGCCATCGCGAAGGGCAACGTTCCGGCGGCGATTTGCAGCGCCTCGGCTTCAAGCATCATCGGCATCTTCGTCACGCCGCTCGTGGCAGGCCTCGTGCTTTCAAATCACGGCGGCGCGGCCTCAGGCTGGGATGCGATCGGGCAGATCACGTTGCAGTTGTTCGTGCCGTTTGTCTGCGGACAGCTGCTCCAGCCGCTCATTGGCGAATGGATTGGGCGTCACGACGGCATCGTTGGCGCGGTCGACCAGGGCTCGATCCTGCTCATTGTCTATTCCGCCTTCAGCGAGGCGGTCAGCGAAGGCCTATGGCATCAGGTTCCGCCGTCTGCGCTCGCGGGGCTGCTCGTTGCCGACGGCATCCTTCTCACCGCCGCGCTGATCACCACCGGGCTTGTCAGCAAATGGCTGGGCTTCAAGCGTGCCGATCAAGTGACCATCATCTTCTGTGGCTCTAAACCGAACTTCCCCTCGGGATTTTTGTTAGAGCGTTGA
- a CDS encoding anti-sigma factor: MNNRPITEDDLHAYVDDVLEPERRAEIGSYLADHPDVAKRVAGFADQRELIRGALAPIADEPLPPELNLSRMIEGQRRRSPPAWWAIAAMLLLSLGGFGGWIVRGTLEASPGGLAALAQEAAYSYNVYAPDRVRPVEMRASDAAQLVQWVSGRLNRTVRVPDLASSGYRLMGGRLVATQHGPAAMFMYDDDHGSRVVMLTRPMNSTDQNGPMTAQSNGGATGFTWADNGIGYSLVGEALPETLRPVANEVRRQTRAI, encoded by the coding sequence ATGAACAACCGGCCGATCACAGAAGACGACCTCCACGCCTATGTGGATGATGTGCTCGAGCCGGAGCGTCGAGCGGAAATCGGCTCTTACCTTGCCGATCATCCCGACGTCGCCAAGCGCGTCGCCGGCTTTGCCGATCAGCGCGAACTGATTCGCGGCGCGCTGGCGCCAATCGCCGATGAGCCGTTGCCACCCGAGTTGAACCTCTCTCGCATGATCGAAGGCCAGAGGCGTCGTTCTCCACCGGCCTGGTGGGCGATCGCGGCGATGCTGCTGCTCAGCCTGGGCGGGTTTGGCGGCTGGATCGTGCGCGGCACGCTGGAGGCGTCACCTGGCGGCCTGGCCGCGCTCGCGCAGGAAGCTGCCTATTCCTACAATGTCTACGCACCGGATCGGGTGCGCCCGGTCGAAATGCGAGCATCCGACGCCGCTCAGCTCGTGCAATGGGTCTCAGGCCGGCTCAATCGGACCGTCAGGGTGCCGGACCTAGCAAGCTCAGGTTACCGTCTCATGGGCGGGCGCCTGGTTGCGACCCAGCACGGCCCGGCCGCGATGTTCATGTATGATGACGACCATGGCAGCCGGGTTGTCATGCTGACCCGGCCGATGAACAGTACCGACCAGAACGGGCCAATGACGGCACAGTCAAACGGCGGCGCTACCGGGTTTACCTGGGCCGATAACGGGATTGGCTACAGCCTCGTCGGCGAGGCGCTGCCGGAGACCTTAAGGCCCGTCGCGAACGAGGTCCGCAGACAGACGCGCGCGATCTGA
- a CDS encoding sigma-70 family RNA polymerase sigma factor, whose protein sequence is MKDMLVQVEPLIPALRRYARALVRNRANADDLVQDCLERAVSRWHQRRDGSVRAWLFTILHNLAADQFRQASSRGRHVPIEEADEGEFRGAAAQEHRLMYQDVLDKLARLPEEQRAVLLLVAVEDLSYAEAAKVLNVPIGTVMSRLSRARERLQQELGGVAGAPGNVVTMRRLT, encoded by the coding sequence ATGAAGGATATGTTGGTTCAGGTCGAGCCGCTGATCCCCGCCCTCCGCCGCTATGCGCGCGCGCTCGTGCGCAACCGCGCAAACGCGGACGATCTCGTGCAGGACTGCCTGGAGCGCGCGGTCAGCCGCTGGCATCAGAGGCGGGACGGGAGTGTGCGCGCTTGGCTGTTCACGATCCTGCATAACCTCGCGGCGGATCAATTCCGTCAGGCGTCGTCGCGCGGCAGGCATGTGCCGATCGAGGAAGCGGATGAGGGCGAGTTTCGCGGGGCTGCCGCGCAGGAGCATCGGCTCATGTATCAAGACGTACTAGACAAACTTGCGAGGCTACCTGAGGAGCAGCGAGCCGTACTGCTGCTGGTCGCAGTCGAGGATCTCTCTTATGCGGAGGCCGCGAAGGTGCTGAACGTCCCGATTGGCACCGTGATGTCGCGCCTGTCGCGGGCACGCGAGAGGTTGCAGCAGGAGCTCGGCGGCGTCGCCGGTGCGCCGGGGAATGTGGTGACGATGCGGAGGCTGACATGA
- a CDS encoding YncE family protein produces MKTWKTVFLAATMLATGSAAWAGQAPGALSSPDIPISHHDRIYAAEQFSNTVSVTDPVDNKLLGVIRLGDPQPLNFSPLYKGQVLVHGMGYSPDHHTLAVVSIGSNSVTFIDTATNAVKHVTYVGRSPHEAFYTPDGKEVWVTVRGENYISVIDAKSFEEKTRITTPSGPGMQIFSPDGKYGYICSSFNPETDVVTVADHKIVAKVKQDSPFCPNIAATPDGKQVWFTLKDVGKTQVFDARPPFSLIKTIDTGPITNHVNFARTAKGSFAYVTIGGLNEVKVFRTDDFSQVATIPVGNLPHGVWPSGDGSRVYVGLENADALAAIDTATNKVIDNIPIGQAPQAIAYVPNAAPDPDDRENLQPLGVAGQVAHLALAPKQRTGDGKAPTSVSLFDQGLIQILQASVTGLQPKQKYMLALAEHEDGSGSLQPLAAFMTNPAGSAIVNAAGPIRQIVDQGAKADRRYLVIASGEAAMPGEAVQIESR; encoded by the coding sequence ATGAAAACGTGGAAAACTGTCTTCCTGGCGGCAACGATGCTCGCAACCGGGTCCGCTGCGTGGGCCGGGCAAGCGCCCGGCGCGCTGTCCTCGCCCGATATCCCGATCAGCCATCATGACCGCATTTATGCGGCCGAGCAGTTCTCCAATACGGTCTCGGTGACGGATCCGGTCGACAACAAGCTGCTCGGCGTGATCCGGCTGGGCGATCCGCAGCCGCTCAACTTCAGCCCGCTCTACAAGGGGCAGGTGCTCGTCCACGGTATGGGATATTCGCCCGATCACCATACGCTCGCGGTGGTATCGATCGGCTCGAATTCGGTGACCTTCATCGACACCGCAACCAATGCAGTCAAGCATGTGACCTATGTCGGTCGTTCGCCGCATGAGGCCTTCTATACGCCGGACGGCAAGGAGGTGTGGGTCACGGTGCGCGGCGAGAACTACATCTCCGTGATCGATGCCAAGAGCTTTGAAGAGAAGACGCGCATCACGACTCCGAGCGGCCCGGGCATGCAGATCTTCTCGCCCGACGGCAAGTACGGCTACATTTGCTCTTCGTTCAATCCGGAAACCGATGTCGTCACGGTTGCCGATCATAAGATCGTCGCCAAAGTGAAGCAGGATAGCCCGTTCTGCCCGAACATCGCCGCGACGCCCGACGGCAAGCAGGTCTGGTTCACGCTCAAGGACGTCGGCAAGACGCAGGTATTCGACGCACGTCCTCCATTCAGCCTCATCAAGACGATCGACACCGGTCCGATCACGAACCATGTCAACTTCGCACGAACCGCGAAGGGATCGTTCGCCTATGTCACGATCGGCGGCTTGAACGAAGTCAAGGTGTTCCGTACCGATGACTTCTCGCAGGTCGCGACCATCCCGGTCGGCAATCTGCCGCATGGCGTCTGGCCGTCGGGTGATGGATCGCGCGTCTATGTCGGCCTTGAGAACGCCGATGCGCTGGCGGCGATCGATACCGCGACCAACAAGGTGATTGACAACATTCCGATCGGTCAGGCGCCTCAGGCGATCGCCTATGTCCCCAACGCCGCGCCCGATCCCGACGACCGCGAGAACCTGCAGCCGCTCGGTGTCGCCGGCCAGGTTGCCCATCTCGCCTTGGCGCCCAAGCAGCGGACGGGCGATGGCAAGGCGCCGACCAGCGTGTCGCTGTTCGACCAGGGCCTGATCCAGATCCTGCAGGCCTCGGTGACGGGTCTCCAGCCCAAGCAAAAATATATGCTGGCGCTCGCCGAGCATGAGGACGGCAGCGGCTCGTTGCAGCCGCTCGCAGCCTTCATGACGAACCCGGCAGGATCGGCTATCGTCAACGCCGCTGGCCCGATCCGCCAGATCGTCGATCAGGGGGCGAAAGCCGACAGGCGATACCTTGTAATCGCATCCGGGGAAGCGGCCATGCCCGGCGAGGCGGTCCAGATTGAGTCCCGTTGA
- a CDS encoding DUF305 domain-containing protein produces the protein MQQRTRRFIATLASRCRFRKPGLAAILYGGRVLIACAIPPLAFAHEAHPADPPAGLSAEESAFLKENDAAMTKMMNDMTAKPTGDIDRDFVAMMNPHHQGAIDMAVIELRYGKNEQVRRIAQEIIVDQMQEIAAMKLAIGEPATDTTPAPTQPQALPAAPDHHSGMQMDMSTGMKH, from the coding sequence ATGCAGCAGCGGACCCGCAGATTCATTGCGACACTTGCGAGCAGGTGTCGTTTCCGAAAACCAGGGCTCGCCGCGATCCTGTACGGTGGGCGGGTCCTCATTGCTTGCGCGATTCCGCCGCTTGCGTTCGCACATGAAGCCCACCCGGCCGATCCTCCAGCAGGGTTGAGCGCCGAGGAATCCGCCTTCCTGAAAGAGAACGACGCGGCGATGACCAAGATGATGAACGACATGACGGCGAAGCCTACCGGTGACATCGATCGCGATTTCGTCGCCATGATGAACCCGCATCATCAAGGCGCCATCGACATGGCCGTGATCGAGCTGCGATACGGCAAGAACGAGCAGGTTCGGCGGATCGCGCAGGAAATCATTGTCGACCAGATGCAGGAGATCGCCGCGATGAAGCTCGCAATCGGCGAGCCAGCGACCGATACAACGCCCGCGCCGACGCAACCGCAGGCTCTCCCTGCTGCGCCCGATCACCATTCGGGCATGCAGATGGACATGTCCACCGGAATGAAACACTAG
- a CDS encoding YeiH family protein — protein sequence MTSAIDFRTSPSKPVSRETVVSRVKSSRAVIPGVALAAAIALVAKLLHGIPGIATFSPMILAIAIGISVRNLVGTPSFAAPGVAFSMRRLLRAAIVLLGFQITLTQLAAVGARGLFIVVGTLVATFAFTLAAGRALGVDRKLTELIAAGTSICGASAVVATNSVTGASDEDVAYAIACVTIFGSIAMFVYPSLPHLLHLDDGAYGLWSGASIHEIAQVAAASFQNSQRAGEIATVAKLARVMLLAPVVLALSVGPRLAARGAPGGPLPWFAIGFAAMTAVNSVVTIPAGVRDVTITLSTFLLTIALAAMGLETDISKLYAQGLRPAILGALAFLFIATFSLALIKFMG from the coding sequence ATGACCTCTGCCATCGATTTCCGCACTTCTCCAAGCAAACCCGTTAGCCGCGAGACCGTCGTATCGCGTGTGAAATCATCCCGCGCCGTCATCCCTGGGGTGGCGCTGGCCGCTGCTATCGCGCTCGTCGCCAAATTGCTTCACGGCATACCAGGGATTGCCACGTTCAGTCCCATGATCCTTGCGATCGCGATCGGAATATCCGTGCGCAATCTGGTCGGAACGCCCTCCTTCGCCGCCCCGGGAGTTGCTTTCAGCATGCGCCGTCTGCTTCGGGCCGCGATCGTTCTCCTCGGCTTTCAGATCACGCTGACCCAGCTTGCGGCCGTGGGTGCAAGGGGACTCTTTATCGTCGTCGGCACGCTCGTTGCCACCTTCGCCTTTACTCTCGCAGCCGGTCGTGCCTTGGGCGTCGACCGAAAGCTCACGGAACTGATCGCCGCGGGCACCTCGATCTGCGGTGCTTCGGCCGTTGTCGCGACCAACAGCGTCACTGGAGCGTCCGACGAGGACGTCGCTTATGCGATTGCCTGCGTCACGATCTTCGGCTCGATCGCAATGTTCGTCTATCCTTCGCTACCGCATCTTCTGCATCTCGATGACGGGGCTTATGGCCTCTGGAGCGGGGCATCCATCCATGAGATCGCGCAGGTGGCCGCCGCTTCTTTTCAGAACAGCCAGCGCGCCGGCGAAATTGCCACGGTCGCCAAACTTGCGCGAGTCATGCTGCTTGCGCCCGTGGTCCTGGCCCTGAGTGTCGGGCCCCGGCTTGCGGCCCGAGGCGCGCCCGGCGGACCCCTGCCCTGGTTCGCAATCGGCTTTGCTGCGATGACTGCCGTCAACAGTGTCGTGACTATTCCGGCGGGGGTGAGGGACGTTACGATCACCCTGTCCACCTTCCTGCTCACGATCGCTCTCGCCGCCATGGGCCTCGAGACCGATATCTCGAAACTCTACGCGCAGGGGCTGCGTCCAGCTATATTAGGCGCACTTGCCTTCCTGTTCATTGCAACTTTCAGCCTGGCTCTCATCAAATTCATGGGGTGA
- a CDS encoding LysR family transcriptional regulator yields MTLEQLRIFAAVADKQHVTQAARELNLTQSATSAAIAALEGRYGVKLFDRVGRGIVLTHMGRSFLGEARSVLARAHAAEQVLRDFAGLKAGRLVIAASQTVGSYWLPARLLAFQATYPGIELDVKIANTEHVATDVREGMADLGFIEGDIDDAALSARRVDSDALVAVVGPQHPLANQRKLPPDWIATTPWILREPGSGTRAMFERALKKRGVRLSDLTVQLELASNEAIRTAVETGRCAAAISDLVVETAIAAKRLFQLEGEMAKRSFYALRHKERHVSKAEAALMSTIAAGAAA; encoded by the coding sequence ATGACGCTCGAACAGCTCCGGATATTCGCCGCGGTCGCGGACAAGCAGCACGTGACACAGGCCGCCCGCGAACTGAATCTGACACAATCGGCCACGAGCGCGGCGATCGCCGCGCTCGAAGGCCGTTATGGCGTCAAGTTATTCGATCGGGTCGGTCGCGGCATCGTGCTCACGCATATGGGCCGCTCATTTCTCGGAGAAGCCCGTTCCGTGCTGGCGCGCGCCCATGCGGCCGAGCAGGTTCTTCGGGACTTCGCCGGACTCAAGGCCGGAAGGCTTGTGATCGCCGCAAGCCAGACGGTCGGCAGCTATTGGCTACCCGCGCGGCTGCTGGCTTTCCAGGCAACCTATCCCGGCATCGAACTTGACGTGAAGATCGCCAACACCGAACACGTCGCGACCGACGTTCGCGAGGGCATGGCGGATCTCGGCTTCATCGAAGGCGATATCGACGACGCCGCATTGTCGGCCCGACGCGTCGACAGCGATGCGCTGGTCGCCGTCGTTGGGCCACAACATCCACTAGCGAACCAGAGAAAGCTGCCTCCCGACTGGATTGCCACAACACCATGGATCCTTCGCGAGCCGGGCTCCGGAACGCGTGCCATGTTCGAACGGGCTCTGAAGAAGCGTGGAGTGCGCCTTTCCGACCTCACCGTGCAGCTGGAGCTCGCCTCGAACGAGGCAATTCGAACGGCCGTCGAGACTGGCCGCTGCGCCGCGGCCATCTCCGATCTGGTGGTCGAAACGGCGATCGCGGCAAAGCGACTGTTCCAGCTGGAAGGCGAAATGGCGAAGCGTTCGTTCTACGCTTTGCGTCACAAAGAGCGGCATGTGAGCAAGGCCGAAGCCGCATTGATGTCCACCATCGCAGCGGGCGCTGCCGCGTAG
- a CDS encoding molybdopterin-dependent oxidoreductase codes for MQQHRNHARSQALTRRAVLRTIGVAGMALATSSARADQSVELPIAGDPRQRPVAHDFPQKGRMILQRTRPPLLETPMEVFDRGVFTPNDQFYVRWHWAVIPTSVDADAFRLAVRGHVNQVLSLSVGDLLKMPRVELAAVNQCSGNSRGFFSPRVPGAQWAHGAMGNARWTGVLLKDVLDRAGVKSGAMHVRFNGLDEPVVPEAPDFRKSLDIDHARDGEVMIAFAMNGEQLPLLNGFPLRLIVPGWYSTYWVKMLSDIEVLDRADDNYWMATAYTIPDTPHANIAPGQAGVKMVPISRMVPRSFFTNIAEGASLPAGAGATIGGIAFGGDTGVAKVELSMDDGRTWQLATLGDDFGKYSFRRWQVNIPQLMKGHHSLMVRCTNLSGDVQPAMPNWNNSGFMLNAVETAQITAI; via the coding sequence ATGCAGCAACATCGCAACCATGCACGCTCTCAAGCTCTCACTCGCCGCGCCGTGCTCCGCACCATCGGAGTCGCGGGCATGGCGCTCGCGACCTCATCGGCCCGGGCTGATCAATCGGTAGAGCTGCCGATTGCCGGCGACCCGCGACAGCGGCCGGTGGCGCATGACTTCCCGCAGAAGGGGCGCATGATCCTGCAGCGCACCCGGCCGCCGTTGTTGGAAACTCCGATGGAGGTGTTCGATCGCGGCGTATTCACGCCGAACGACCAGTTCTATGTGCGCTGGCACTGGGCTGTGATCCCGACGTCAGTGGATGCGGACGCCTTCAGGCTCGCCGTGCGCGGCCACGTCAATCAAGTACTGTCCTTGTCCGTCGGCGATCTGCTCAAGATGCCTCGCGTGGAGCTTGCCGCCGTCAATCAGTGCTCGGGCAATTCCCGCGGCTTCTTTTCGCCTCGTGTACCCGGCGCGCAATGGGCGCATGGCGCGATGGGCAATGCGCGATGGACGGGAGTCCTGCTCAAGGATGTGCTCGACCGCGCGGGCGTCAAATCGGGCGCGATGCATGTCCGCTTCAACGGACTGGACGAGCCCGTGGTACCCGAAGCACCCGATTTCCGAAAGTCGCTTGACATTGATCATGCTCGCGACGGCGAAGTCATGATCGCCTTCGCGATGAACGGCGAGCAGCTGCCGCTACTGAACGGCTTTCCGTTGCGCCTGATCGTGCCGGGATGGTATTCGACCTATTGGGTCAAGATGCTCAGCGATATCGAGGTTCTTGATCGCGCGGACGACAATTACTGGATGGCGACCGCCTATACCATTCCGGATACGCCGCACGCCAACATCGCGCCGGGCCAGGCTGGGGTAAAGATGGTCCCCATCAGCCGGATGGTGCCGCGGTCCTTCTTCACGAATATTGCGGAAGGTGCGTCACTTCCAGCAGGCGCCGGCGCGACGATCGGCGGGATTGCCTTCGGAGGCGACACGGGCGTCGCCAAGGTCGAGCTTTCGATGGATGACGGCCGGACCTGGCAACTCGCGACACTGGGTGATGACTTTGGAAAGTACAGCTTTCGCCGTTGGCAGGTGAACATCCCCCAGCTGATGAAAGGCCATCATTCACTCATGGTCCGCTGCACGAATCTGAGCGGCGATGTTCAGCCCGCAATGCCCAACTGGAACAACAGCGGTTTCATGCTCAACGCCGTCGAGACGGCTCAAATCACCGCCATCTAG
- a CDS encoding cytochrome c produces the protein MRHAIIALGASFAALLTPTSARVQPAPAITSTTVELPAGDALFPGGSSADAINNNCLACHSADMVLNQPALSKSAWESEVGKMIKVYRAPIDESDVPAIVDYLASTKGTN, from the coding sequence ATGCGACACGCCATCATTGCCCTGGGCGCCTCGTTCGCGGCCCTGCTGACGCCCACCTCCGCCCGGGTCCAGCCCGCTCCGGCGATCACATCGACGACTGTGGAGCTTCCAGCGGGCGATGCTCTATTCCCCGGTGGATCCAGCGCGGACGCCATCAACAACAACTGTCTGGCCTGTCACTCCGCAGATATGGTGTTGAACCAGCCTGCTCTCTCCAAGTCCGCTTGGGAGTCCGAAGTCGGCAAGATGATCAAAGTCTACCGAGCGCCCATCGACGAGAGCGATGTGCCCGCGATCGTCGACTACCTCGCCAGCACGAAGGGAACCAACTAG
- a CDS encoding efflux RND transporter periplasmic adaptor subunit, protein MTEIDVRPDQTLHDIDRPGYPSGPLLRAEGKPRQRSGAAVFGSAVVLLLVGGLVVGGWRHYQAERQLAATAEQARTFVPDVRVATVRAGDSKMDVTLPATTAAFEAANIFARTSGYVEKRYVDIGDRVKAGALLAEIVAPELDHQIAQAQATLAQTQGTLQQTQASRELAEVTNTRDSGLVKQGWLTAQQGDNDRLTLRAQQAAEAVAKSNIVAQQAQIKVLEQDKAYQRVVAPFDGVITQRNIDNGSLVQAGSTFMFTLMHADVIRTQVFVPQDEAFGVQPGVDAVIRVPELPGRAFPGKVTRIAIALQPGSRTLLTEIDVPNPDGALQPGIYCTVELFIPRKTPSMIIPADAVVFDENGLHVAVVDSGVVHMRKISIARDFGTQVEVHAGVKPGDQVILNPMLNLAEGSRVSVRGPQTS, encoded by the coding sequence ATGACAGAGATCGACGTGCGGCCCGACCAGACGCTCCATGACATCGATCGTCCGGGCTATCCGAGTGGGCCTCTCCTGAGGGCCGAGGGCAAGCCGAGGCAGCGCTCCGGAGCGGCCGTGTTTGGTTCAGCGGTAGTGCTGCTGCTTGTCGGGGGGCTCGTTGTCGGCGGTTGGCGGCACTATCAGGCGGAGCGCCAGCTGGCCGCGACAGCCGAACAAGCGCGCACGTTTGTGCCGGACGTTCGCGTCGCGACTGTCCGCGCCGGCGACAGCAAGATGGACGTCACATTGCCCGCGACAACGGCAGCCTTCGAAGCTGCCAACATATTTGCCCGGACCAGCGGTTACGTCGAAAAGCGTTACGTCGATATCGGAGATCGGGTGAAGGCGGGGGCGCTGCTGGCCGAGATCGTGGCGCCCGAGCTCGACCACCAGATCGCGCAAGCCCAGGCCACGTTGGCACAGACTCAGGGAACCCTGCAGCAGACGCAGGCGAGCCGCGAACTCGCCGAGGTCACCAACACGCGCGACAGCGGCCTGGTCAAGCAGGGATGGCTGACCGCCCAGCAGGGCGACAATGACCGTCTGACACTACGCGCACAGCAGGCGGCGGAGGCTGTGGCGAAGTCGAACATCGTGGCTCAGCAAGCTCAGATCAAGGTTCTGGAGCAGGACAAGGCCTATCAGCGCGTGGTGGCTCCATTCGACGGCGTGATCACCCAGCGCAACATCGACAACGGCAGCCTGGTGCAGGCGGGCTCGACATTCATGTTCACGCTGATGCATGCGGATGTCATCCGCACGCAGGTGTTCGTGCCCCAGGACGAGGCGTTCGGTGTTCAGCCGGGTGTCGATGCGGTCATCCGGGTCCCGGAGCTTCCCGGGCGAGCGTTTCCGGGAAAGGTCACGCGGATCGCCATCGCGCTGCAGCCGGGGAGTCGTACGCTGCTGACCGAGATCGACGTGCCCAATCCGGATGGTGCGCTTCAGCCGGGCATCTACTGCACCGTGGAGCTGTTCATTCCACGCAAGACGCCGTCGATGATCATACCGGCGGACGCCGTCGTCTTCGACGAGAATGGCCTGCATGTCGCAGTCGTGGATAGCGGTGTGGTTCATATGCGCAAGATCTCGATCGCGCGTGATTTTGGCACGCAGGTCGAGGTGCACGCTGGCGTCAAGCCGGGCGATCAGGTGATCCTCAACCCGATGCTGAACCTGGCGGAGGGAAGCCGGGTCTCCGTTCGCGGGCCGCAGACGAGCTGA